From Phoenix dactylifera cultivar Barhee BC4 unplaced genomic scaffold, palm_55x_up_171113_PBpolish2nd_filt_p 000944F, whole genome shotgun sequence, one genomic window encodes:
- the LOC120107649 gene encoding aquaporin TIP3-1-like: MPARPRFTFGRTEDAVHPDTMRAALSEFIGTALFVFAGEGSVLSLEKLYRDTSTAGGLVMVAIAHALAFFVAVSIAFNTSGGHINPAVTFGALVGGRISVIRAIYYWVAQLLGAIVASLLLRLTTGGMRPLGFSLGSGIGEWHAVVLEIVLTFGLVYTVYATAIDPKRGHLGTIAPLAIGFIVGANILAGGPFDGASMNPARAFGPALVGWRWRSHWVYWLGPFVGAGLAGLIYEFLVIPTEAPHAHQPLAPEDY; the protein is encoded by the exons ATGCCGGCTCGCCCTCGTTTCACCTTCGGCCGGACCGAGGATGCCGTCCACCCCGACACCATGCGCGCCGCCCTCTCTGAGTTCATCGGCACGGCCCTCTTTGTATTCGCCGGCGAAGGCTCCGTCCTTTCCCTCG AGAAGCTGTACAGGGACACCTCCACCGCTGGCGGCCTTGTGATGGTTGCCATAGCCCATGCCTTGGCCTTCTTTGTTGCAGTCTCCATCGCCTTCAATACCTCCGGTGGGCACATCAACCCGGCTGTCACCTTCGGTGCCCTTGTCGGCGGCCGGATCTCCGTCATCCGTGCCATCTACTACTGGGTGGCCCAGCTCCTTGGAGCAATCGTAGCTTCACTCCTTCTAAGGCTCACAACAGGAGGCATG AGGCCGCTGGGGTTCTCACTGGGATCAGGCATTGGAGAGTGGCATGCAGTAGTGCTCGAGATCGTGCTGACGTTCGGGCTGGTCTACACCGTCTACGCCACGGCGATCGACCCGAAGAGAGGACATCTCGGCACCATTGCACCGCTTGCCATAGGCTTCATCGTCGGAGCAAACATCCTCGCCGGCGGCCCATTCGATGGTGCTTCGATGAACCCGGCACGGGCTTTTGGTCCGGCGCTCGTCGGCTGGCGGTGGAGGAGCCACTGGGTGTACTGGCTTGGGCCTTTTGTGGGTGCCGGACTTGCAGGGCTTATCTATGAGTTCCTTGTGATCCCCACGGAGGCTCCCCATGCTCACCAGCCCTTAGCTCCTGAAGATTACTAG